In Holosporales bacterium, a genomic segment contains:
- the lpxD gene encoding UDP-3-O-(3-hydroxymyristoyl)glucosamine N-acyltransferase, which translates to MVDKRFFPSISEKNIKEISDHIGGTMICPELGSRCISSIDTLMKAGQNSLSFLSNKKYIGELEKTNAGAVIVEAQCRDKVSDKTAAIVVTGNVLIAYAKAAEFLYPEPINTEALSSEPISKTAKIGKNCNIAPYVVMGDNAEIGDNVTIGAHTYIGKGVVIGNNCKIASNVHIECAVIGNEVVINSGARIGSSGFGIINVKPKPVYVPQLGRVLIGDFVRIGANTTIDRGSLDDTVIGEGTIIDNLVQVAHNVQIGKHCTIVSQVGIAGSCVIGDFVTMAGQVGLAGHLKIGDGAIIAAKSGVAKDILPGKIMAGIPAVEAGLWRRQVAYLKNCFAKKEI; encoded by the coding sequence GTGGTCGACAAGCGATTCTTCCCTTCGATTTCTGAGAAAAATATTAAGGAAATATCAGATCACATCGGTGGAACGATGATCTGTCCTGAACTTGGCAGCAGATGCATTTCCAGCATCGATACGCTGATGAAGGCTGGGCAGAACAGTTTGTCGTTTCTAAGCAACAAAAAATATATCGGCGAGCTGGAAAAAACCAACGCTGGAGCTGTAATCGTCGAAGCTCAATGTCGGGATAAAGTTTCGGATAAAACTGCGGCGATTGTTGTCACAGGCAATGTGCTTATTGCCTACGCAAAGGCAGCTGAGTTTTTATACCCCGAGCCAATTAATACCGAGGCATTATCCAGTGAGCCAATATCCAAAACGGCCAAAATAGGGAAAAACTGTAACATAGCCCCTTATGTGGTCATGGGTGATAATGCTGAGATAGGCGACAATGTCACAATCGGGGCACACACATATATTGGTAAAGGGGTCGTTATTGGCAATAATTGTAAAATTGCCAGCAACGTGCACATAGAATGTGCCGTTATAGGAAACGAGGTGGTAATCAATTCGGGGGCGCGCATCGGAAGCTCTGGCTTTGGTATCATAAACGTTAAACCAAAGCCGGTATATGTTCCCCAGTTAGGGCGTGTGCTGATTGGCGATTTTGTCAGGATAGGTGCGAACACAACCATTGACCGGGGCAGCCTGGACGACACTGTAATCGGTGAAGGAACAATAATCGACAATCTGGTTCAGGTTGCACATAACGTCCAGATAGGAAAGCATTGCACCATAGTGTCTCAGGTAGGTATTGCCGGAAGTTGCGTCATAGGCGACTTTGTTACAATGGCTGGTCAGGTTGGCTTAGCCGGTCATCTGAAAATCGGAGACGGTGCGATAATTGCCGCCAAATCAGGCGTTGCTAAAGATATTCTGCCTGGTAAAATCATGGCAGGGATTCCTGCCGTAGAAGCGGGGCTGTGGAGACGTCAAGTGGCGTATCTGAAGAATTGTTTTGCTAAGAAGGAGATTTGA
- the fabZ gene encoding 3-hydroxyacyl-ACP dehydratase FabZ, whose protein sequence is MASKTNEKTTLNIDDIKRHLPHRYPMLLVDRVEDLVPGESAVGIKCVSCNEPFFEGHFPSKPIMPGVLIIESMAQTAGVLVMNTAGMNSDGKLVYFMSVDQAKFRQIVQPGDVLKINVQKEHNRGNMWKFSGKAYVGDKLMAEAIFTAMIVDEKS, encoded by the coding sequence ATGGCTTCCAAAACTAACGAAAAAACAACGCTGAATATTGACGATATAAAGCGCCACTTACCGCACAGATATCCCATGCTGTTGGTTGACCGTGTAGAGGACCTCGTGCCTGGTGAAAGCGCGGTTGGCATAAAATGTGTCTCATGCAACGAGCCCTTCTTTGAGGGGCATTTCCCAAGCAAGCCAATCATGCCGGGCGTACTAATCATCGAGTCTATGGCCCAGACGGCAGGGGTGCTTGTCATGAACACTGCCGGCATGAACAGCGACGGCAAGCTTGTTTACTTTATGTCTGTTGACCAGGCTAAATTCCGCCAGATTGTCCAGCCTGGCGACGTACTGAAAATCAACGTTCAGAAAGAGCACAATCGCGGCAATATGTGGAAATTCTCAGGCAAAGCGTACGTTGGGGACAAGTTAATGGCAGAAGCGATTTTTACCGCAATGATTGTTGACGAAAAGAGCTGA
- the lpxA gene encoding acyl-ACP--UDP-N-acetylglucosamine O-acyltransferase: MPKIHPTAIVNDNARIADDVAIGPYCVIGQSVSIGKGTVLYSHVCLEGNTSIGEDNEIFPFAAIGFVPQDLKYHGEKSRLIIGNRNTIREYVTMHPGTDGGNMATVIGDDSLFMAGVHIAHDCHIGNNIIMANQATLGGHVTIDDFAILGGLVAVHQFVRIGKYAMIGGMSGVDKDVIPYASIAGERAGIAGINLVGLKRHNFTRESIFRIREAYKDLFAENGTIEERRSDLRKRFKGQQDVSLILDFLDLESSRSICLPRKAGRSVI, from the coding sequence ATGCCAAAAATCCACCCTACAGCAATCGTAAACGATAACGCCAGGATAGCGGACGACGTCGCCATAGGTCCCTACTGCGTCATTGGGCAGAGTGTAAGCATAGGTAAAGGAACGGTTTTATATTCTCACGTATGTCTGGAGGGGAATACTTCTATCGGCGAAGATAATGAAATATTTCCTTTTGCAGCCATTGGTTTTGTTCCTCAAGACCTTAAGTATCACGGTGAAAAATCACGCCTGATTATCGGTAACAGAAACACTATTCGTGAGTATGTAACGATGCATCCAGGGACCGACGGCGGCAATATGGCAACCGTCATAGGCGACGATTCTTTGTTCATGGCTGGCGTGCATATAGCCCATGACTGTCATATAGGCAACAACATAATAATGGCTAATCAGGCGACCTTGGGTGGGCATGTAACTATCGATGATTTTGCGATATTAGGCGGATTGGTCGCAGTACACCAGTTCGTCAGGATAGGAAAATACGCAATGATTGGCGGAATGTCAGGGGTGGATAAAGACGTTATCCCTTACGCCTCGATTGCTGGTGAGAGAGCCGGTATAGCCGGCATTAACCTGGTTGGGCTTAAAAGACATAACTTTACCAGAGAGTCGATATTCAGAATCCGAGAGGCCTATAAAGATCTATTTGCTGAAAACGGTACTATCGAGGAAAGAAGATCTGATTTGCGAAAGAGGTTTAAAGGCCAGCAAGATGTATCTTTGATCTTGGATTTTTTGGATCTCGAATCCTCAAGGTCGATTTGCTTACCCAGGAAGGCTGGACGTTCTGTAATCTAG
- a CDS encoding Re/Si-specific NAD(P)(+) transhydrogenase subunit alpha, translated as MIIFVMSNGADHRVSITPEIVKKLVSAGHEVKIEKGAGLPSFIKDEDYTQAGALSVKTTKETVKTADVVLAVRLPYSEPKGGWTANIDKGATVISLMNPHANKDFLQKLAERGVNLFALELIPRTTRAQSMDVLSSQANLAGYKAVIEAADVYSSMFPMMMTAAGTVAAARVLVIGAGVAGLQAIATARRLGAVVSAFDVRSAAKEQVESLGAKFVEVDTQEAGDGGGGYAKEMSAEYKKKQSEKLAEAVKKSDIVITTAQIPGKPAPVLVTKEMVESMQSKSVIVDLATESGGNCELSKLDEKVLHNGVTIIGYANMAGRIPHDASKLFSKNVFNFLQLLIKDNKLSVDTSDDIIIASLLAYNGKTTEVFAKL; from the coding sequence ATGATAATTTTCGTGATGTCAAATGGCGCAGACCATCGTGTATCGATTACGCCAGAGATCGTTAAAAAGTTGGTATCTGCCGGTCACGAGGTCAAAATAGAAAAAGGCGCGGGCCTTCCGTCCTTTATAAAGGACGAAGACTACACGCAAGCGGGCGCATTATCCGTTAAAACCACAAAAGAAACCGTAAAAACGGCCGACGTTGTCTTGGCTGTTAGGCTTCCTTACTCAGAGCCCAAAGGCGGCTGGACGGCCAATATTGATAAGGGGGCGACCGTTATATCCTTAATGAACCCTCATGCTAACAAGGATTTTTTGCAAAAGCTGGCAGAGCGCGGAGTGAATTTATTCGCGCTGGAGCTGATTCCAAGGACGACACGGGCCCAGAGTATGGACGTTCTGTCATCTCAAGCAAATTTAGCCGGATATAAAGCCGTCATAGAGGCTGCCGACGTTTACTCAAGCATGTTTCCCATGATGATGACGGCGGCCGGTACGGTTGCAGCTGCACGCGTGCTGGTTATTGGCGCGGGTGTGGCTGGTCTTCAGGCCATTGCTACCGCTAGGCGCCTAGGCGCGGTAGTATCCGCCTTTGACGTGCGTTCGGCAGCCAAAGAACAGGTGGAAAGCCTTGGCGCCAAATTTGTTGAAGTGGACACGCAAGAGGCCGGAGATGGAGGCGGCGGATATGCCAAGGAAATGAGCGCTGAGTACAAGAAAAAACAATCGGAGAAGCTTGCTGAGGCCGTTAAAAAATCTGATATAGTCATAACTACTGCTCAAATTCCTGGCAAGCCGGCCCCGGTACTTGTCACTAAAGAAATGGTTGAGTCTATGCAGTCTAAAAGCGTGATTGTTGACCTGGCCACGGAATCCGGCGGTAACTGCGAATTATCTAAACTTGATGAAAAGGTCTTGCACAACGGCGTCACGATTATCGGCTATGCCAATATGGCCGGAAGAATTCCGCATGACGCAAGTAAGTTGTTTTCCAAAAACGTGTTCAACTTTTTGCAACTGTTGATTAAAGACAACAAACTTTCTGTTGATACTTCGGACGACATCATCATCGCAAGCCTGTTGGCATATAACGGCAAGACGACCGAAGTTTTTGCTAAGCTTTAG
- a CDS encoding efflux RND transporter periplasmic adaptor subunit, whose product MFGRSIILVVVLVLSAFQPSCIASSYPPPDTPGDQTADDQAVVDAEESEPHESIWQKVKRFFHKFMPKKSEEQTSAADEQEATVVAEPEQSNEAQDAIATEPTDEAAEIEQGVATADVEAAPEEPHESLWEKVKRFFHKFIPKKSEEQVGVAEGQEAVNAEPNSNDSEQEAVSAEPVAEPVDKAAEQTEPIVAAAEAELSEPNKSIWQKIKQFLRKFIPKKSEEQPVVTEEAVTAEPKPANEGQEVAATEPGTGNAQQTVAEPENKPTDDVAKTEQGAVAVPAEAGPEEPHKSIWQRIKQFFCRLFSKKSVEQPEAISGQEAATAESRSKTAIESIGQAVGDAEKPAAESSKSEGFFSKLFSKKKEDVDTDMMDALKKLQNADPVVDVASARLGQVQHVTNLIGTLRASNDCTIKSEVDGRISRILFEEGRKVNEGDVLLEVDSAAMRIHMREISAQLTLAKAEYKRAQDLASKEFLSKSELDKKYAEVMILESKLAAVKEELSKYKVRAPFAGVVGLREISVGDYVTKSKEMLRIVSDQDIRVDFKVPEMIVAGMEIGQTVYIKIDGVHGEFPAEVLAINPEADQMSHSFVVRAVMQYQNEDMRPGLFVRVSVPNTTSSEAILVPESAISRVGDNDVVFRVVDGMAIKTPVTIGIRQSGEVEILTGINADDVVITAGHMRVRDGSTVQISTGLEGLEQ is encoded by the coding sequence ATGTTTGGCAGATCAATTATTTTAGTGGTTGTTTTGGTACTTTCGGCCTTCCAGCCGTCGTGTATAGCAAGTTCCTACCCGCCGCCAGATACTCCGGGCGACCAAACAGCTGATGACCAAGCCGTCGTTGACGCGGAAGAATCTGAACCTCACGAAAGTATTTGGCAGAAAGTAAAGCGATTCTTTCATAAATTCATGCCCAAGAAATCTGAAGAGCAGACATCGGCTGCTGATGAGCAAGAGGCAACTGTCGTTGCTGAACCGGAGCAGTCTAATGAAGCACAAGATGCTATAGCGACTGAACCAACTGATGAAGCCGCTGAAATTGAGCAAGGTGTAGCTACCGCCGATGTCGAAGCGGCGCCGGAAGAGCCTCATGAAAGTCTGTGGGAAAAGGTAAAGCGGTTCTTTCATAAATTCATACCCAAGAAATCTGAAGAACAGGTAGGGGTAGCTGAAGGTCAGGAAGCAGTTAATGCTGAGCCAAATTCAAACGACAGTGAGCAGGAAGCCGTTAGCGCTGAGCCTGTTGCCGAACCAGTCGATAAAGCAGCAGAGCAAACCGAACCCATTGTTGCTGCCGCTGAAGCAGAGCTTTCCGAGCCTAATAAAAGTATCTGGCAGAAAATAAAGCAATTCCTACGTAAATTCATACCTAAAAAATCTGAAGAGCAGCCAGTTGTTACTGAGGAAGCGGTGACTGCCGAGCCAAAGCCCGCTAATGAGGGGCAGGAGGTCGCCGCTACTGAACCAGGAACAGGCAATGCGCAGCAAACTGTTGCTGAGCCTGAAAATAAGCCAACTGACGATGTCGCTAAAACTGAGCAAGGTGCAGTCGCCGTTCCTGCCGAGGCAGGGCCAGAAGAGCCTCACAAGAGTATTTGGCAAAGAATAAAACAGTTCTTTTGCAGGCTGTTTTCCAAAAAATCTGTGGAACAGCCGGAGGCTATCAGTGGGCAAGAGGCCGCTACTGCCGAATCAAGAAGCAAGACGGCAATCGAATCGATAGGTCAGGCGGTTGGCGATGCCGAGAAGCCTGCGGCTGAGTCAAGTAAAAGCGAAGGGTTTTTCAGTAAGCTGTTTTCCAAGAAAAAAGAAGACGTAGATACAGATATGATGGATGCTCTTAAAAAACTGCAGAATGCCGATCCGGTTGTCGATGTTGCTTCGGCTCGCTTAGGGCAGGTACAGCATGTCACAAACCTTATTGGAACATTACGTGCAAGTAATGACTGCACCATAAAATCCGAGGTTGACGGCAGGATATCTAGAATCCTTTTTGAAGAAGGGCGCAAAGTAAACGAAGGGGATGTGCTGTTGGAGGTTGACAGCGCCGCTATGCGTATTCATATGCGTGAGATAAGTGCTCAATTAACGTTGGCTAAGGCCGAATATAAGCGTGCTCAGGACTTGGCAAGTAAAGAATTTCTTTCAAAAAGCGAATTAGACAAAAAATACGCCGAGGTGATGATACTGGAATCCAAGCTTGCGGCGGTCAAAGAAGAGCTGTCTAAGTATAAAGTTAGGGCTCCATTTGCGGGGGTTGTTGGGCTTAGAGAGATCAGCGTAGGGGACTATGTAACCAAAAGCAAAGAAATGCTGCGCATAGTAAGCGATCAGGACATAAGAGTGGACTTCAAGGTGCCTGAAATGATTGTCGCTGGTATGGAAATCGGGCAGACCGTATATATAAAGATCGACGGGGTTCACGGCGAATTTCCAGCAGAAGTGCTGGCAATAAATCCTGAAGCCGATCAAATGTCGCATAGCTTCGTAGTGCGCGCGGTAATGCAGTATCAAAATGAAGATATGCGCCCAGGCCTGTTCGTCAGGGTTTCTGTGCCAAATACAACGTCTTCAGAGGCGATTCTTGTGCCAGAAAGCGCTATATCACGCGTAGGCGATAATGATGTGGTGTTTAGGGTTGTTGATGGTATGGCTATTAAAACTCCGGTCACGATAGGCATTCGTCAAAGTGGTGAAGTTGAGATTCTGACGGGAATTAACGCCGACGACGTAGTAATTACCGCCGGGCATATGAGGGTGCGTGACGGAAGTACGGTCCAGATCTCAACAGGGCTTGAGGGGCTGGAACAGTAA